One Benincasa hispida cultivar B227 chromosome 5, ASM972705v1, whole genome shotgun sequence genomic window carries:
- the LOC120078427 gene encoding uncharacterized protein LOC120078427: MSVEILDSATIVNFVEDEEAFSDSIRERFSHLDLDRDGVLCYGEMLKELQSLRVLETHFGIDTKPDPDELSSVYGSLFSQFDRDCNGKVDLGEFMAETKKMMLAMANGIGFSPVQMLLEENSFLKKAVDRESTKLAAA, from the coding sequence ATGAGCGTAGAAATCTTGGACAGTGCAACCATTGTAAACTTTGTGGAAGATGAAGAAGCTTTCAGTGATTCGATCAGAGAGCGTTTTAGCCATCTTGACCTGGACAGAGATGGAGTTCTTTGTTATGGAGAGATGTTGAAGGAGTTGCAAAGTCTTAGGGTGTTAGAGACTCATTTTGGGATCGATACGAAGCCCGACCCCGATGAGCTTTCTTCCGTCTATGGCTCCTTGTTCTCGCAGTTCGATCGAGATTGCAATGGAAAAGTTGATCTTGGTGAATTCATGGCAGAAACCAAGAAGATGATGTTGGCAATGGCCAATGGAATTGGCTTTTCTCCTGTTCAAATGTTGTTggaagaaaatagttttttgaAGAAAGCTGTGGATAGAGAGTCCACCAAGCTTGCCGCAGcttaa